One Synechococcus sp. JA-2-3B'a(2-13) genomic window carries:
- the grpE gene encoding nucleotide exchange factor GrpE encodes MTAEEKQPMAPEDTYPELQEEEIDVEAELEKLILEDSEAEAGTSSGETAAEPSPDPGEALKQLQHELEVVRQQLKEKEDAYLRLYADFENYRRRTQREKEEFSQKERQKFVLEILPVVDSFERAQQQLKLETDRERELHNSYQSVYRLLVECLKKMGVSRMKSVGQPFDPNLHEAIARQPSPDYPEDVVAVEYQPGYKLGDLVIRHAMVAVSAGSPSSEPSPPAQATIEAGPENTPASPQNPQPS; translated from the coding sequence ATGACTGCCGAAGAGAAGCAACCGATGGCCCCAGAAGATACCTATCCTGAACTACAGGAAGAAGAGATCGACGTAGAGGCAGAGCTGGAGAAGCTGATTTTGGAAGATAGCGAAGCAGAAGCCGGTACCTCCTCCGGAGAAACCGCAGCTGAGCCTTCTCCAGATCCCGGTGAAGCTCTCAAGCAGCTCCAGCACGAGTTGGAAGTTGTCCGCCAGCAACTCAAAGAGAAAGAAGACGCCTACCTGCGCCTCTACGCCGATTTTGAAAACTACCGGCGGCGTACCCAGCGGGAAAAAGAAGAGTTCAGCCAAAAAGAACGGCAGAAATTTGTGCTGGAGATCTTGCCTGTTGTGGACAGCTTTGAGCGGGCTCAGCAGCAGCTGAAGCTGGAAACCGACCGCGAGCGGGAGTTGCACAACAGCTACCAGAGCGTCTACCGCCTGCTGGTGGAATGCCTGAAGAAGATGGGCGTCTCCCGCATGAAATCGGTGGGCCAGCCCTTCGACCCCAACCTGCACGAAGCCATAGCCCGTCAGCCCAGCCCAGACTATCCTGAAGATGTGGTAGCCGTCGAATATCAGCCGGGTTACAAGTTGGGGGACTTGGTGATCCGTCATGCCATGGTAGCCGTCTCGGCGGGCAGCCCCAGCTCTGAACCATCCCCCCCAGCCCAAGCCACCATCGAAGCTGGTCCGGAAAACACGCCCGCCTCTCCCCAAAACCCCCAACCTTCCTAG
- the dnaK gene encoding molecular chaperone DnaK, which yields MGKVIGIDLGTTNSCVAVLEGGQPVVITNAEGGRTTPSIVGFAKNNTRLVGQLAKRQAVTNAENTIFSIKRFIGRTFAETEDERRRVPYKVIPGRDNMVEVVVQDRAYTPQEISAMILQKLKADAEAYLGEPVTQAVITVPAYFTDAQRQATKDAGTIAGLEVLRIINEPTAAALAYGLDKQDQDLRILVFDLGGGTFDVSVLQLGSGVFEVQATAGNNHLGGDDFDQRIVDWLIRQFLETEGIDLSRDRMALQRMREAAEKAKIELSSTQVTLINLPFITADDSGPKHLEVELTRGKFEELVRDLVEATVEPTEQALRDADLSPADIDRVLLVGGSTRIPAVQEKIRQIFKKNPDRSVNPDEAVALGAAIQAGVVGGEVKDLLLLDVIPLSIGVETLGGVFTRIIERNTTIPTSKTQIFSTATDGQSVVEIHVLQGERAMAKDNKTLGRFQLTGIPPAPRGVPQIEVSFDIDANGILKVSAREKGTGIEQSVKITNNGGLSSSEIERMRREAEAYAEEDQRRRQLVEARNQSDSLLYNYDKTLQEHGNRLSEARIQRGAQVAGTLRALLANDNVDLATLRNAMEELRAVLLEMGSEIYGAR from the coding sequence ATGGGTAAAGTCATCGGGATTGACCTGGGAACCACCAACAGTTGCGTGGCGGTTTTGGAAGGTGGTCAGCCCGTTGTGATCACCAACGCCGAGGGAGGGCGCACCACCCCCAGCATTGTCGGCTTCGCCAAGAACAACACCCGCTTGGTGGGCCAACTGGCCAAGCGCCAGGCGGTTACCAATGCTGAAAACACCATCTTCAGCATCAAACGCTTCATTGGCCGCACCTTTGCCGAGACCGAAGATGAGCGGAGGCGGGTTCCCTACAAGGTCATCCCCGGTCGAGACAACATGGTGGAAGTGGTGGTGCAAGATCGCGCCTACACTCCGCAGGAGATCTCCGCCATGATCCTGCAAAAGCTGAAGGCCGATGCGGAGGCCTATCTGGGGGAGCCGGTGACCCAAGCCGTGATCACCGTTCCCGCCTATTTTACCGATGCCCAGCGGCAGGCCACCAAAGATGCGGGCACCATTGCCGGCCTGGAGGTGCTGCGCATCATCAACGAGCCGACAGCAGCCGCCCTGGCCTATGGCCTAGACAAACAAGATCAAGACCTACGCATTCTGGTTTTCGATTTGGGTGGCGGCACCTTCGATGTCTCGGTGCTGCAACTGGGCAGCGGCGTGTTTGAGGTGCAAGCGACTGCCGGCAACAACCACCTGGGGGGGGATGATTTCGACCAAAGAATTGTCGATTGGCTCATCCGTCAGTTTTTGGAGACGGAAGGGATCGACCTCTCGCGGGATCGCATGGCCCTGCAGCGGATGCGGGAGGCTGCTGAGAAGGCCAAAATTGAGCTGTCCAGCACCCAGGTTACACTCATTAACCTGCCTTTTATCACCGCCGACGATTCGGGGCCCAAGCACCTGGAAGTGGAGCTGACCCGCGGCAAGTTTGAGGAGTTGGTGCGGGATCTGGTGGAGGCCACCGTGGAGCCTACAGAACAGGCGCTGCGGGATGCTGACCTCTCCCCTGCAGACATCGACCGCGTGCTGCTGGTGGGCGGCTCTACTCGTATTCCCGCTGTCCAGGAGAAAATTCGGCAAATCTTCAAAAAAAACCCAGATCGCTCCGTCAACCCGGACGAGGCGGTGGCCCTTGGCGCTGCCATCCAGGCAGGCGTGGTGGGTGGAGAAGTGAAAGATCTACTGCTGCTGGACGTGATCCCTCTCTCGATTGGGGTGGAAACGCTGGGGGGAGTCTTCACCCGCATCATCGAGCGCAACACCACCATTCCCACCAGTAAAACCCAGATTTTCTCCACTGCCACCGATGGCCAGAGTGTGGTGGAGATTCACGTCCTGCAGGGAGAGCGGGCCATGGCCAAAGACAACAAAACCTTGGGCCGCTTTCAGCTGACCGGGATCCCGCCGGCTCCCCGTGGGGTGCCCCAGATCGAGGTTTCTTTTGACATCGATGCCAACGGGATCTTGAAAGTCTCGGCTCGGGAAAAGGGGACAGGAATCGAGCAGAGCGTCAAGATCACCAACAACGGTGGCTTGAGCAGCAGCGAGATCGAGCGAATGCGTCGGGAAGCGGAGGCCTATGCCGAAGAAGATCAGCGCCGGCGGCAGTTGGTGGAAGCCCGCAACCAGTCAGATAGCCTGCTCTACAACTACGACAAAACCCTGCAGGAGCATGGCAATCGCCTCAGCGAAGCTCGAATCCAGCGGGGGGCTCAAGTGGCGGGCACATTGAGGGCATTGCTGGCAAATGATAACGTAGACTTAGCAACTTTACGGAACGCAATGGAAGAGCTGCGGGCTGTCCTGCTGGAGATGGGTAGCGAGATCTATGGAGCTCGCTGA
- the dnaJ gene encoding molecular chaperone DnaJ, giving the protein MARDYYEILGVSRDSSKEEIKRAYRRLARKYHPDVNKEPGAEERFKEINRAYEVLSDNELKARYDRFGEAGLSGAAAAASGFQDFAGMGGFADIFESFFTNFAGAGASYARSRQGPVRGDDLRFDLKLEFLEAIFGGEKQIRISHLEVCNVCGGSGAKPGTEVKTCPTCGGSGQVRRATRTPFGNFTQVSVCPTCGGSGQVLEEPCYNCNGEGLAQTTKKLRINIPAGVDSGTRLRVSGEGDAGRRGGPPGDLYVYLFVEPDPDFQRDGLTILSEVRVSYLQAILGAKVSVPTVDSKAGLEEEVELTIPAGSQPGTVLTLEGKGVPRIGNPMSRGDHQITLVVEIPTRISSEERELLMRLAELHGERINKRDGFLGGLLRGLAQMPGNREREEE; this is encoded by the coding sequence ATGGCTCGCGACTACTATGAAATCTTGGGGGTTAGCCGCGATAGCTCCAAAGAGGAGATCAAGCGCGCCTATCGACGGTTGGCTCGTAAGTACCACCCGGATGTCAACAAGGAGCCAGGCGCCGAGGAGCGCTTCAAGGAGATCAACCGTGCCTATGAGGTGCTCTCTGATAATGAGCTGAAAGCCCGCTACGATCGCTTTGGAGAAGCGGGTTTGAGTGGAGCTGCTGCGGCAGCAAGTGGATTCCAGGATTTTGCGGGGATGGGTGGCTTTGCCGACATTTTCGAGAGCTTTTTCACCAACTTTGCAGGGGCAGGAGCCAGCTATGCCCGCAGTCGCCAGGGGCCGGTACGGGGCGATGATCTGCGCTTTGACCTAAAACTGGAGTTTCTGGAAGCCATCTTCGGCGGCGAAAAGCAAATTCGCATCAGCCACCTGGAGGTCTGCAATGTCTGTGGGGGCAGCGGGGCCAAGCCCGGTACGGAGGTGAAAACTTGCCCCACCTGCGGAGGCAGCGGTCAGGTGCGACGGGCAACCCGCACGCCGTTTGGCAACTTCACTCAGGTCTCGGTTTGTCCCACCTGTGGTGGCAGCGGTCAGGTGTTGGAGGAGCCCTGCTACAACTGCAACGGCGAGGGCTTGGCCCAAACCACGAAGAAACTGCGCATTAACATCCCAGCCGGCGTGGATAGTGGCACCCGTTTGCGGGTTTCCGGGGAAGGCGATGCCGGTCGACGCGGTGGCCCGCCCGGGGATCTCTACGTCTACCTATTCGTGGAACCGGATCCCGACTTCCAGCGAGATGGCCTGACCATTCTCTCGGAGGTGCGGGTGAGCTATTTGCAGGCCATCTTGGGGGCCAAGGTCTCTGTGCCCACCGTGGACTCGAAAGCCGGCCTGGAGGAGGAGGTGGAGCTGACCATCCCAGCCGGATCCCAGCCGGGTACAGTGCTGACCCTGGAGGGCAAGGGGGTACCTCGCATTGGCAACCCGATGTCTCGGGGCGACCACCAAATCACCTTGGTGGTGGAGATCCCCACCCGCATCAGCTCAGAAGAGCGGGAATTGCTCATGCGCCTGGCTGAGCTGCACGGAGAACGCATCAACAAGCGGGATGGTTTCTTGGGCGGGTTGTTGCGGGGGCTGGCCCAGATGCCTGGCAACCGGGAGCGTGAGGAAGAATGA
- a CDS encoding sulfurtransferase TusA family protein: MTAEAVSSEEVKFILDQRGIPCPLNYVRAKLRLERMAPGELLELWLDAGEPLEQVPNSLAMAGHRIEGQAAAPEGHHILWVRRGTPESA, translated from the coding sequence ATGACTGCAGAGGCTGTTTCGTCGGAAGAGGTCAAGTTTATCCTTGACCAGCGCGGGATCCCTTGCCCACTTAACTACGTGCGGGCGAAGCTGCGCCTGGAGCGCATGGCTCCTGGAGAACTGCTGGAGCTATGGCTGGATGCGGGAGAACCCCTGGAGCAGGTGCCCAACAGTCTAGCCATGGCCGGGCATCGGATTGAGGGACAGGCGGCTGCCCCCGAAGGCCATCACATTCTCTGGGTGCGTCGCGGCACGCCTGAGTCGGCATGA
- the rsgA gene encoding ribosome small subunit-dependent GTPase A: MSPVKPEGKDCTGWVRAAQANFYRVRIDPSLAALFPEIPAQFPAQKPTPAEILCTSRAKLKKTGQQVMVGDWVEVRLPPAAADLWPERGVIEAILPRRTQLPRPAIANATQVLVVVALAEPDPEPNALSRLLVQAEASQLRVQVVLNKCDCVDPEVATTWVERLQRWGYEPLLVSAHTQAGIPQLQQCCRDQISVVMGPSGVGKSSLLNRLLPDVRLATQAVSRRLGHGRHTTRHVELFPLPEGGWIADSPGFNAGEGIPPVHPLQLIRCFPEVRDRLGACQFRDCLHHREPGCGLRDLDWERRTFYLQLLQEVQQVQKASVGLIQPGQDPSLARIARKTPI, from the coding sequence ATGAGCCCGGTGAAACCGGAAGGAAAAGATTGTACCGGCTGGGTGCGCGCAGCGCAGGCCAACTTTTATCGCGTGCGGATCGATCCGAGTTTGGCCGCCCTTTTTCCCGAGATCCCGGCTCAGTTTCCGGCTCAAAAGCCCACCCCGGCGGAGATTCTCTGTACCAGCCGGGCCAAGCTGAAAAAAACGGGCCAGCAGGTGATGGTGGGGGACTGGGTGGAGGTGCGCTTGCCGCCTGCTGCCGCCGACCTCTGGCCGGAGCGGGGGGTGATCGAGGCGATCCTGCCGCGGCGCACTCAGCTGCCTCGACCCGCTATTGCCAACGCAACCCAAGTTCTGGTGGTGGTGGCCCTGGCCGAGCCCGACCCTGAGCCCAACGCCCTCAGTCGTCTGCTGGTGCAAGCCGAGGCCAGCCAACTGCGGGTTCAGGTGGTGTTGAACAAATGCGACTGCGTGGATCCAGAAGTGGCGACAACTTGGGTGGAGCGTCTGCAGAGGTGGGGATATGAGCCTCTGTTGGTCAGTGCCCACACCCAAGCTGGGATCCCCCAGTTGCAACAGTGCTGTCGAGATCAGATCTCGGTGGTGATGGGCCCTTCCGGGGTGGGCAAATCCAGCTTGCTCAATCGGCTGCTGCCGGACGTTCGGCTGGCCACTCAGGCCGTCTCCAGACGTTTGGGCCATGGTCGGCACACCACCCGCCATGTGGAGCTGTTTCCTTTGCCGGAAGGCGGTTGGATCGCCGATTCGCCGGGATTCAATGCTGGCGAAGGGATCCCGCCGGTGCATCCTTTGCAGTTGATACGGTGCTTCCCCGAAGTAAGGGATCGCTTGGGCGCCTGTCAGTTTCGCGATTGCCTGCACCATCGAGAGCCGGGCTGTGGGCTCCGAGATCTGGATTGGGAACGACGGACTTTTTACTTGCAGCTTTTGCAAGAAGTCCAGCAGGTGCAAAAGGCATCGGTGGGCCTTATCCAGCCTGGCCAAGATCCCAGTCTCGCCAGAATTGCGCGAAAGACCCCAATCTGA
- a CDS encoding Uma2 family endonuclease: MAALTLNLSPLITLSRADFIRLCAANPELKLERTAQGELVIMSPTGGETGNLNFEIAGEVYVWNRQSGRGKSFDSSTGFSLPSGSDRSPDLAWIPIEKWEALDPETRQGFLPLCPDFVVEILSPTDSWIQTQAKMQEYMDNGCRLGWLLDPKAKRVMIYRQGQAPELVEDPETLSGEDVLPGFTLPIRKIWST; the protein is encoded by the coding sequence ATGGCTGCTCTGACTCTGAATCTATCTCCCCTGATAACCCTCAGCCGAGCAGATTTTATCCGGCTTTGTGCCGCCAATCCTGAGCTGAAGCTGGAGCGTACTGCCCAAGGAGAATTGGTCATCATGTCTCCAACCGGTGGGGAAACGGGCAATCTTAACTTTGAAATTGCCGGGGAAGTTTATGTTTGGAATCGGCAATCGGGCCGAGGGAAAAGCTTTGATTCTTCCACCGGATTTTCCTTGCCTTCAGGCAGCGACCGCTCCCCTGATTTGGCCTGGATCCCGATTGAAAAGTGGGAAGCTTTGGATCCGGAAACCCGCCAAGGATTTTTGCCCCTGTGCCCCGATTTTGTGGTGGAGATCCTCTCGCCCACCGACTCTTGGATTCAAACTCAGGCCAAGATGCAAGAATACATGGACAACGGCTGCCGGCTGGGGTGGCTGCTGGATCCCAAGGCCAAGCGGGTGATGATCTACCGACAAGGGCAAGCGCCGGAATTGGTCGAAGATCCGGAAACCTTATCGGGAGAGGACGTGCTGCCGGGCTTCACCTTGCCCATCCGCAAGATCTGGTCCACCTGA
- a CDS encoding Uma2 family endonuclease, with the protein MVALTLNLSPLTTLSRADFIRLCAANPDLKLERTAQGELVIMSPTGGETGHWNAEITTDLTLWNRQSGRGKSFDSSTGFSLPSGSDRSPDLAWIPIEKWEALDPSVRQGFLPLCPDFVVEILSPTDSWIQTQAKMQEYMDNGCRLGWLLDPKAKRVMIYRQGQAPELVEDPETLSGEDVLPGFTLPIRKIWSA; encoded by the coding sequence ATGGTTGCTCTGACTCTGAATCTATCCCCCCTGACAACCCTGAGCCGAGCAGATTTTATTCGGCTTTGTGCCGCCAATCCTGACTTGAAGCTGGAGCGTACCGCTCAAGGAGAATTGGTTATCATGTCTCCAACCGGCGGGGAAACCGGCCACTGGAATGCCGAAATCACCACAGACTTAACCCTTTGGAATCGGCAATCGGGCCGAGGGAAAAGCTTTGATTCTTCCACCGGATTTTCCTTGCCTTCAGGCAGCGACCGCTCCCCTGATTTGGCCTGGATCCCGATTGAAAAGTGGGAAGCTTTGGATCCCTCAGTCCGTCAAGGATTTTTGCCCTTGTGCCCCGATTTTGTGGTGGAGATCCTCTCGCCCACCGATTCTTGGATCCAAACTCAGGCCAAGATGCAAGAATACATGGACAACGGCTGCCGGCTGGGGTGGCTGCTGGATCCCAAGGCTAAGCGGGTGATGATCTACCGACAAGGGCAAGCGCCGGAATTGGTCGAAGATCCGGAAACCCTATCAGGAGAGGACGTGCTGCCGGGCTTCACCTTGCCCATTCGCAAGATCTGGTCGGCTTGA